From one Bacteroides intestinalis DSM 17393 genomic stretch:
- a CDS encoding family 43 glycosylhydrolase, with product MKTVLIWLALCFGTLMTTCANGTAYLFSYFINDSRDGLHLAYSYDGLNWTALNGGKSYLLPVVGKDKLMRDPSICQAPDGTFHMVWTSSWTDRIIGYASSRDLIHWSEQRVIPVMMHEPTAHNCWAPELFYNEPSQTYYIFWATTIPGRHKEVATSESEKGLNHRMYYVTTKDFQTFSKTKMFFNPDFSVIDAAIVKDPKNEDLIMVVKNENSNPPEKNLRITRTRNLSKGFPTKVSPSITGNYWAEGPAPLFVGDTLYVYFDKYRDHRYGAVRSLDHGETWEDVSDLVSFPRGIRHGTAFAVDASVVETLIANRNYNPLIPDNLADPSLSKFGDTYYLYATTDLDYGLGRAGTPVVWKSKDFVNWSFEGSHIQGFDWAKGYDWVNDKGEKKTGYFRYWAPGKVIEQNGTYYLYVTFVKPDEKMGTYVMIADRPDGPFRFAEGNGLFAPGVEGVDSPFIVNDIDGEPFIDDDGNGYLFWRRRLAARLSADRLHIEGEPLTMQTARQGYSEGPLMFKRKGIYYYVYTLSGNQNYVNAYMMSRESPLSGFVKPEGNDIFLFSAPENQVWGPGHGNIFYDEKTDEYIFLYLEYGDGGTTRQVYANRMEFNEDGTIKTLVPDMRGVGYLSAPQETRRNLALQADFRASSEKAPRTAVVDIETQPNDPLPEKASVKKYTRTHTYQAAHVGDESNGTRWMAAVTDSSPYITVDLKEMRNVGECQFYFTKPTEGHTWRLEKSVDGKHWQVCAEEKKLQARSPHVAKGIGEARYLRLHILRGDAGMWEWKIYE from the coding sequence ATGAAAACTGTACTTATCTGGTTGGCTTTATGCTTCGGCACCCTGATGACCACTTGTGCCAATGGAACGGCTTACCTTTTTTCTTATTTCATCAATGACAGCAGAGACGGACTGCATCTGGCTTATAGTTACGATGGCCTGAACTGGACCGCCCTGAATGGTGGCAAGTCATACCTGCTCCCTGTCGTGGGGAAAGATAAACTGATGCGTGATCCGAGTATTTGCCAGGCACCCGACGGCACCTTTCACATGGTCTGGACTTCCAGTTGGACCGACCGGATTATCGGTTATGCCTCTTCCCGCGATCTGATTCATTGGAGCGAGCAGCGAGTCATCCCCGTCATGATGCACGAACCGACTGCCCACAATTGCTGGGCGCCCGAACTTTTCTACAATGAACCGTCGCAGACATATTATATATTCTGGGCAACTACCATTCCCGGCCGTCATAAAGAAGTAGCAACCAGTGAGAGTGAGAAAGGGTTGAATCATCGCATGTACTACGTAACTACGAAAGATTTCCAGACCTTCTCGAAGACCAAAATGTTTTTCAATCCCGATTTCAGTGTCATTGATGCTGCCATCGTGAAAGACCCGAAGAATGAGGACCTGATTATGGTGGTGAAGAATGAAAACTCCAATCCGCCGGAGAAAAATCTCCGCATTACCCGTACCAGAAATTTGTCGAAAGGATTCCCCACTAAAGTTTCTCCTTCTATCACCGGAAACTATTGGGCAGAAGGACCTGCCCCCTTGTTTGTGGGTGATACACTCTATGTTTATTTCGATAAATACCGTGACCACCGTTACGGTGCAGTCCGTTCACTGGATCATGGCGAGACTTGGGAAGATGTGTCCGATCTGGTTTCATTCCCCCGTGGCATCCGTCATGGGACGGCTTTTGCTGTGGATGCTTCCGTTGTGGAAACTTTGATAGCAAATCGTAATTATAATCCTCTGATTCCCGATAATCTGGCTGACCCTTCACTTTCTAAGTTTGGCGATACCTACTACCTCTATGCTACTACTGACCTGGACTATGGTCTCGGTCGTGCCGGAACGCCGGTAGTGTGGAAGTCGAAAGATTTTGTGAACTGGAGCTTCGAAGGCTCGCACATCCAGGGCTTCGACTGGGCGAAAGGCTATGATTGGGTGAATGACAAAGGAGAGAAGAAAACTGGTTATTTCCGTTATTGGGCTCCCGGAAAGGTGATTGAGCAGAACGGTACTTACTACCTCTACGTCACCTTTGTGAAACCGGATGAAAAGATGGGTACGTATGTCATGATAGCTGATCGTCCGGACGGTCCTTTTCGTTTTGCTGAAGGTAACGGGCTTTTTGCTCCGGGAGTGGAAGGTGTGGATAGTCCGTTTATCGTAAATGACATTGACGGGGAACCTTTTATAGATGACGATGGCAATGGTTATCTCTTCTGGCGCCGTCGGTTGGCTGCCCGTCTTTCTGCGGACAGGCTTCATATAGAAGGTGAGCCGCTGACTATGCAGACTGCCCGTCAGGGATATTCCGAGGGTCCGTTGATGTTTAAGCGGAAAGGTATCTATTATTATGTATATACGTTGAGTGGAAATCAGAACTATGTCAATGCTTATATGATGAGCCGTGAATCTCCGCTTAGTGGCTTCGTCAAGCCGGAAGGTAATGATATCTTCCTTTTCTCCGCTCCCGAAAACCAGGTTTGGGGACCCGGTCACGGGAATATCTTCTATGACGAAAAGACGGATGAATACATCTTTCTCTATTTGGAATATGGCGATGGTGGAACTACCCGCCAGGTATATGCCAACCGGATGGAATTTAATGAAGATGGAACCATCAAGACCTTAGTGCCCGATATGCGTGGCGTAGGCTATCTGTCCGCGCCTCAGGAGACACGCCGGAACTTGGCGTTGCAGGCTGACTTCCGGGCTTCCAGTGAGAAAGCTCCCCGTACGGCGGTGGTAGACATCGAGACACAACCGAATGATCCTCTGCCGGAGAAAGCCTCGGTGAAGAAATATACCCGTACACATACTTATCAGGCTGCCCATGTAGGCGATGAATCGAACGGAACCCGCTGGATGGCTGCCGTCACGGATAGCAGTCCGTACATTACGGTGGATTTGAAAGAGATGCGCAACGTTGGCGAATGCCAGTTCTATTTCACCAAGCCCACAGAAGGGCATACATGGAGACTGGAAAAGTCTGTCGATGGCAAGCATTGGCAGGTGTGTGCCGAAGAAAAGAAACTTCAGGCACGGTCTCCCCATGTGGCTAAGGGTATTGGCGAGGCACGTTATCTCCGCTTACATATTCTGCGGGGAGATGCGGGGATGTGGGAATGGAAAATATATGAGTAA
- a CDS encoding S24/S26 family peptidase, with protein sequence MIDNGRKRIIPNEVLLPEVARLISEGHTVTLTVRGNSMNPFLVDRRDRIVLGPFTDNDLHLNTVVLARDTNGRIVFHRITRRNGKELTLQGDGNIRITEQTSVDDVMGIMIAAIRKEKEYPCNGRIWQRYSFWWLKLTPVRRWLLAIFRRIRRVTTQ encoded by the coding sequence ATGATAGATAACGGACGAAAAAGAATCATCCCCAACGAGGTACTGTTACCCGAAGTAGCACGCCTCATCAGCGAAGGACATACCGTAACCCTGACAGTCAGAGGAAATAGTATGAACCCATTTCTTGTGGATCGTCGCGACCGCATTGTTTTAGGTCCTTTTACCGATAACGATCTGCATCTGAATACGGTCGTACTCGCCAGAGATACGAACGGACGTATCGTTTTCCACCGCATCACCCGCCGCAACGGCAAAGAGCTAACACTGCAAGGCGACGGTAATATACGGATAACCGAACAAACGAGCGTAGACGATGTCATGGGAATAATGATTGCCGCCATCCGTAAAGAAAAAGAATATCCGTGCAATGGCCGTATCTGGCAGCGCTATTCTTTCTGGTGGCTGAAACTAACCCCTGTAAGGCGATGGTTACTGGCGATATTCAGAAGAATCAGAAGAGTAACAACCCAATAA
- the tamL gene encoding translocation and assembly module lipoprotein TamL encodes MKKLVYILLATLLLAACSTTKHLPEGEVLYTGQKPMIVENRSDTKVGETAMEEVEAALAKAPNNSLLGSSEYRIPFPFGLWVYNGFGKYKKGFGKWIFNRFAATPVLISSVNPDIRQKVATNILHDYGYFNGTVSYQTFVNPKDSLKAKLQYTVDMRNPYFIDTVYYRGFNSTTMQIINLGRRRSLISPGEQFNVTDLDGERTRISGLLRNMGYYYFRPDYLTYQADTTLVPGGHVSLRMIPVPGMPKDAERPFFVGKTNFYLQGPQGQMPNDSLYYKTFWIHYYDKLKIRPNMLHRWLNYQGYQRKRQELDKGGMRRRPEKLYSQYRQTRIQERLASVGIFRYLEMQYTPRDTALVSDTLDVNIRAMLDKPYDAELDFNVTMKSNNQTGPGAAFTVTKNNVFGGGETWNVKVNGSYEWQTGKNSSSLMNSYELGLSSALTFPRIVFPRMGTKEYDFPASTTFRVYIDQMNRAKYYKLLAFGGNVTYDFQPVPTRKHSITPFQLTFNVLRNPTAAFEEIQAQNPALYISLRNQFIPKMEYTYTYDNASLRTVRNPIWWQTTFGSAGNLTSLVYKAFGQSFSKEDKKLLGVPFAQFLKLNSEFRYHYRIDKNQMIASRIAGGFIWSYGNATTAPYTEQFYIGGANSIRAYSARSIGPGGYPPDKEKKYSYINHVGDIRMEANVEYRFRILGDLHGAVFLDAGNVWLMRKDENRPNGQLTLKNFPKQVALGTGAGLRYDLDFLVFRFDWGVALHDPYDTGKKGYYNIPKFKDGMAWHFAIGYPF; translated from the coding sequence ATGAAGAAACTTGTATATATACTCCTTGCAACCCTGCTTCTGGCAGCCTGCTCCACTACTAAGCACCTGCCTGAAGGCGAAGTGCTCTACACCGGTCAGAAGCCGATGATTGTAGAGAACCGCTCCGATACCAAGGTAGGCGAGACCGCTATGGAAGAAGTGGAAGCCGCCCTTGCCAAAGCCCCCAATAACTCTCTGCTCGGTAGTTCCGAATACCGCATTCCTTTCCCTTTCGGACTGTGGGTGTACAATGGTTTTGGAAAGTACAAGAAAGGTTTCGGAAAGTGGATATTCAACCGCTTTGCCGCTACTCCCGTGCTCATATCCTCCGTTAATCCGGACATCCGACAGAAAGTAGCGACAAATATCCTGCACGATTATGGGTACTTTAATGGTACAGTAAGCTATCAAACTTTCGTTAATCCCAAGGACAGTCTGAAAGCCAAGTTGCAATATACGGTCGATATGCGCAACCCGTACTTTATTGATACCGTTTATTATAGGGGATTCAACAGTACCACCATGCAGATTATCAACCTCGGTCGCCGTCGCTCCCTGATCAGCCCGGGTGAACAGTTCAATGTTACCGATCTTGATGGTGAGCGTACCCGCATCAGCGGCCTGCTGCGTAATATGGGGTATTACTATTTTCGCCCTGACTATCTGACTTACCAGGCTGATACAACCCTCGTTCCCGGTGGGCACGTCAGCCTGCGCATGATCCCCGTTCCCGGTATGCCGAAGGATGCCGAACGTCCTTTCTTCGTAGGTAAAACCAATTTCTACCTCCAAGGGCCACAAGGACAAATGCCCAATGACAGTCTCTACTACAAGACTTTTTGGATACACTATTACGATAAACTGAAGATACGTCCCAATATGCTTCACCGTTGGCTGAACTACCAAGGTTATCAACGGAAACGGCAGGAACTGGACAAGGGAGGTATGCGCCGTCGTCCGGAAAAGTTGTATAGCCAGTATCGGCAAACACGTATCCAGGAGCGTCTGGCAAGTGTAGGTATTTTCCGTTATCTGGAGATGCAGTACACGCCCCGCGATACGGCGCTCGTTTCCGATACGTTGGACGTGAATATCCGTGCTATGCTGGATAAACCGTATGATGCTGAACTGGACTTCAATGTTACGATGAAAAGTAATAACCAGACCGGCCCCGGTGCCGCCTTCACCGTAACGAAGAACAACGTCTTCGGCGGTGGTGAAACCTGGAATGTGAAAGTAAACGGCTCTTATGAATGGCAGACGGGTAAGAACAGCAGTTCGCTGATGAATAGTTACGAGTTGGGCTTATCTTCTGCACTTACCTTTCCGCGTATCGTCTTTCCCCGGATGGGTACCAAGGAATATGACTTCCCGGCTTCCACTACCTTCCGTGTCTATATAGACCAGATGAACCGTGCCAAGTACTATAAACTGCTTGCGTTCGGTGGAAACGTTACGTATGACTTTCAGCCTGTGCCTACCCGGAAACACAGTATCACGCCCTTCCAATTGACATTTAACGTGTTGCGTAATCCGACTGCGGCTTTTGAGGAAATACAAGCTCAGAATCCGGCCCTTTACATCAGCCTCCGTAATCAGTTTATTCCTAAAATGGAATATACATACACTTATGATAATGCTTCTCTCCGCACAGTCCGTAACCCCATTTGGTGGCAGACTACATTCGGCTCTGCCGGTAACCTGACCTCTTTGGTTTACAAGGCATTCGGACAGTCGTTCAGCAAAGAAGATAAGAAACTGCTGGGAGTTCCTTTCGCACAATTCCTGAAGCTGAATTCGGAGTTCCGTTATCATTACAGGATAGATAAGAACCAGATGATTGCTTCCCGTATTGCAGGAGGATTTATCTGGTCCTATGGAAATGCGACGACTGCACCATATACCGAACAGTTCTACATAGGTGGTGCCAACAGTATCCGTGCCTATTCTGCACGCAGTATCGGCCCCGGTGGCTATCCACCCGATAAAGAGAAAAAGTATTCCTATATCAACCATGTGGGTGATATCCGTATGGAAGCAAACGTGGAATATCGTTTCCGTATTCTCGGCGATCTGCACGGAGCTGTCTTCCTCGATGCAGGTAATGTCTGGTTGATGCGTAAGGATGAAAACCGTCCCAATGGGCAACTGACGTTGAAGAATTTCCCGAAACAAGTTGCTTTGGGCACAGGTGCCGGTCTGCGCTACGACCTGGATTTCCTTGTATTCCGTTTCGACTGGGGTGTGGCACTGCATGATCCGTATGATACAGGAAAAAAGGGATATTATAATATTCCGAAGTTTAAAGATGGTATGGCATGGCATTTTGCTATCGGCTATCCATTCTAA
- a CDS encoding ABC transporter ATP-binding protein, translating into MKTKQIKYIWEVSRGQRGRILLSCLTGIIGVAVSLVFIYASKVVIDIATGTAIGSLTNAAILTIALLIAQLLCGAVDTWLSTRMQVETGNALRHRLFSRLLQSRWNELERFHTGDIVNRVEQDTASIVELLTSTIPAFIVTIVQLIAAFVFFCFLDPSLPWVVVGILPIFLLGSRFYMKRMRRYTREIRQSDSRIQSVIQESLQHRTVIKTLEQGDRHIGKLDDLQDVLRSQIFGRTRFSLSARMLVAFAFSGGYLTAFLWGAVRLSTGSITFGTMTAFLQLVGKVQRPALDLSRLLPSFINALTAVERLIELEELPAETSGASQLFLQTPDLQLKDVTFSYSTGDRPILNHFSCNFPAGSCTAVLGETGAGKTTLIRLLLALADPQEGSITLSPANITQSSLSTLEVSPQTRSNFVYVPQGNTLFSGTIRDNLLMGNPHATEAEMLQALRTACADFVLSLPDGIDANLNEQGGGLSEGQAQRIAIARTLLRPGHILLLDEATSALDPETERQLIKNLRRDCTGKTFIFITHHPAVAEACEATIQL; encoded by the coding sequence ATGAAGACAAAGCAAATAAAGTACATCTGGGAAGTATCTCGTGGACAACGGGGACGTATTCTCCTCTCCTGCCTCACAGGCATCATTGGGGTAGCGGTCTCTCTTGTCTTTATTTATGCCTCCAAGGTCGTCATCGACATTGCCACAGGCACCGCCATCGGAAGCCTGACCAATGCCGCCATCCTTACCATTGCTTTGTTAATCGCTCAACTTCTGTGTGGAGCCGTCGATACCTGGCTCAGTACCCGTATGCAAGTGGAAACAGGAAATGCACTGCGCCATCGCCTCTTCTCCCGTCTATTACAAAGCCGTTGGAACGAATTGGAACGCTTTCACACCGGCGACATCGTAAACCGGGTGGAACAGGATACTGCTTCCATCGTGGAGTTACTGACCAGCACAATCCCTGCTTTCATAGTTACCATCGTTCAGTTGATAGCCGCATTTGTATTCTTCTGCTTTCTCGATCCGTCCCTGCCCTGGGTAGTGGTAGGTATTCTACCTATCTTCCTATTAGGTAGCCGCTTCTATATGAAACGAATGCGTCGCTACACCCGTGAAATCCGGCAGAGCGACAGCCGCATCCAATCCGTTATACAAGAAAGCCTGCAACACCGCACCGTCATCAAAACCCTGGAACAAGGCGACCGGCATATCGGAAAGCTGGATGACCTGCAAGATGTACTCCGTAGTCAGATATTCGGTCGTACCCGCTTTTCACTCTCTGCACGTATGCTGGTGGCATTTGCGTTCTCCGGCGGCTATCTTACAGCATTTCTTTGGGGTGCTGTGCGCCTCAGCACAGGCAGTATCACCTTCGGAACAATGACTGCCTTCCTGCAACTGGTAGGAAAAGTACAACGGCCTGCACTCGATCTTTCACGCCTGCTACCTTCCTTTATCAATGCCCTCACCGCTGTAGAGCGATTGATAGAACTGGAAGAACTTCCCGCTGAAACAAGCGGAGCATCACAACTATTCCTCCAAACCCCGGATTTACAATTGAAAGATGTCACATTCAGTTATTCAACAGGTGACCGCCCTATACTAAATCACTTCTCCTGCAACTTCCCTGCCGGAAGCTGTACTGCCGTATTAGGTGAAACTGGCGCCGGAAAAACCACCCTGATCCGGTTGCTTCTCGCACTCGCTGACCCGCAAGAAGGAAGTATTACCCTTTCACCTGCAAACATAACACAATCTTCACTCTCAACTCTTGAAGTTTCCCCTCAAACCCGTTCCAACTTCGTCTATGTTCCCCAGGGAAACACTCTCTTCAGCGGTACCATTCGTGACAACCTGCTAATGGGTAATCCTCATGCCACTGAAGCCGAAATGCTCCAGGCTCTCCGCACCGCCTGTGCCGACTTCGTCCTCTCTCTACCAGATGGAATAGATGCCAATCTCAATGAACAAGGTGGCGGCCTCAGCGAAGGACAAGCCCAGCGTATCGCCATCGCCCGCACCCTCCTCCGTCCCGGACACATCCTGCTGTTGGATGAAGCCACCTCTGCCCTTGATCCCGAAACGGAACGACAATTAATTAAAAACCTGCGCAGAGACTGCACAGGCAAGACATTCATCTTCATCACACATCATCCGGCAGTAGCCGAGGCTTGCGAAGCTACGATACAACTTTAA
- a CDS encoding PqqD family protein: MKIKDGFTLHQIGDEYIIMYNGTQNVDFNNIISLNSTAAHLWKHVEGMDFNADTLTDFLMENYEVDSETAKRDAEQLIKNWLEAGIIK; this comes from the coding sequence ATGAAAATCAAGGACGGATTTACTTTACATCAGATTGGTGACGAATACATCATCATGTACAACGGCACTCAAAATGTGGATTTCAATAACATCATTAGTCTGAACTCTACAGCAGCCCATCTTTGGAAACATGTGGAAGGAATGGATTTCAATGCCGACACCCTTACCGACTTCCTTATGGAAAATTATGAAGTAGACTCTGAAACCGCAAAGCGGGATGCAGAACAACTGATAAAGAATTGGCTGGAAGCCGGAATCATAAAGTAA
- a CDS encoding glycosyltransferase family protein: MKPTLFLLAAGMGSRYGGLKQLDGLGPNGETIMDYSIYDAINAGFGKLVFVIRKDFEKDFRDKIISKYEGHIPCELVFQSIDDLPEGFTCPEGRTKPWGTNHAVMMGADVIQEPFAVINCDDFYGRDSFQVMGKFLSALPEGSKNVYSMVGFRIGNTLSDSGTVSRGLCGTDANNLLTSVVERTKIQRMDGEVKYIDDNGEWAATPETTPVSMNFWGFTPDYFAYSFDFFKSFLSDPKNMENLKSEFFIPLMVDKLIQDGVATCEVLDTTSKWFGVTYPEDRQSVVDKIQALVDAGEYPAKLF, encoded by the coding sequence ATGAAACCAACTTTATTCTTATTGGCAGCCGGAATGGGCAGCCGTTACGGTGGCTTGAAGCAATTGGACGGACTGGGTCCGAATGGCGAAACTATTATGGACTATTCAATTTATGACGCCATTAACGCCGGATTTGGTAAGCTCGTTTTCGTAATCCGTAAGGATTTTGAGAAAGACTTCCGTGATAAAATTATTTCAAAATATGAAGGTCATATCCCGTGTGAACTGGTGTTCCAGTCTATCGACGATCTGCCCGAAGGCTTCACTTGTCCCGAAGGTCGTACGAAACCCTGGGGAACCAACCATGCCGTAATGATGGGTGCTGATGTAATTCAGGAACCGTTTGCTGTTATTAATTGCGACGACTTCTATGGTCGTGACTCTTTCCAGGTAATGGGTAAATTCCTCTCTGCACTGCCCGAAGGTTCAAAGAATGTATATTCAATGGTAGGTTTCCGCATTGGCAATACACTAAGCGATAGCGGTACTGTATCTCGTGGTCTTTGCGGTACGGATGCCAACAACCTGCTGACTTCTGTTGTAGAACGCACTAAGATCCAGCGTATGGATGGCGAAGTGAAATACATTGACGATAATGGCGAATGGGCAGCTACCCCCGAAACTACTCCGGTAAGTATGAACTTCTGGGGCTTTACTCCTGATTACTTTGCATACAGCTTCGATTTCTTCAAGAGCTTCCTGAGCGATCCGAAGAATATGGAGAACTTGAAAAGTGAATTCTTCATCCCGTTGATGGTAGATAAATTGATTCAGGACGGTGTTGCTACATGCGAGGTTCTTGATACTACAAGCAAATGGTTTGGCGTGACTTATCCTGAAGATCGCCAAAGCGTTGTAGATAAAATCCAGGCTTTAGTGGATGCAGGTGAATACCCTGCCAAGCTGTTCTAA